One region of Microbacterium sp. M28 genomic DNA includes:
- a CDS encoding winged helix-turn-helix transcriptional regulator encodes MREKTERIIKDWSPTCDAEVSIAVVGGAWKPTILSMLEQHGILRFGELGRLLEGTTPRVLTRQLRELEEDGLVIRTVHRQVPPKVEYELSDVGRSVGPLLAELTRWGRAYARPHRAEDDAASD; translated from the coding sequence ATGCGTGAGAAGACCGAGCGGATCATCAAGGACTGGTCACCGACGTGCGACGCCGAGGTGTCCATCGCCGTGGTCGGCGGCGCCTGGAAGCCGACGATCCTGTCGATGCTCGAGCAGCACGGCATCCTCCGCTTCGGGGAGCTCGGTCGGCTCTTGGAGGGCACGACCCCCCGCGTCCTGACGCGTCAGCTGCGCGAACTCGAGGAGGACGGGCTCGTCATCCGCACCGTCCATCGGCAGGTACCCCCGAAAGTCGAATACGAACTCAGCGACGTCGGGCGCAGCGTCGGTCCACTTCTCGCCGAGCTGACCCGGTGGGGGCGCGCGTACGCCCGCCCGCACCGCGCTGAGGACGACGCCGCCTCCGACTAG
- a CDS encoding shikimate 5-dehydrogenase, with protein MTMLNKDMTLCISLSARPSNNGTRFHNHLYEALGLNWIYKAFAPTDLAQAIAGVRGLGIRGCAISMPYKEDVIALVDRMDPSATAIDSVNTIVNDHGMLTAYNTDYSAIAQLIERNGLDPSASVLLRGSGGMAKATAAAFRDAGFADVTIVARNEQVGRALAELYGFDWIAELGEHTADIVVNVTPIGMAGGPEQHTLAFPMPAVDAAAVVFDVVALPAETPLVGAGRAAGKTVISGAEVATLQALEQFVLYTGIRPSAEQVRAAEEFMRAGQ; from the coding sequence GTGACCATGCTGAACAAGGACATGACGCTGTGCATCTCGCTGTCGGCGAGGCCGAGCAACAACGGCACTCGATTCCACAACCACCTCTATGAGGCACTGGGGTTGAACTGGATCTACAAGGCGTTCGCCCCGACCGACCTCGCCCAGGCGATCGCAGGCGTGCGCGGCCTCGGCATCCGCGGGTGCGCGATATCGATGCCGTACAAGGAAGACGTGATCGCCCTCGTGGATCGCATGGATCCATCGGCCACGGCGATCGATTCCGTCAACACCATCGTGAACGACCACGGCATGCTCACGGCCTACAACACCGACTACTCGGCGATCGCGCAGCTCATCGAGCGCAACGGCCTGGATCCCTCAGCCTCCGTGCTGCTCCGCGGGTCCGGCGGCATGGCCAAGGCGACGGCCGCGGCGTTCCGCGACGCGGGCTTCGCCGACGTGACGATCGTCGCGCGCAACGAGCAGGTCGGCCGCGCCCTCGCCGAGCTGTACGGGTTCGATTGGATCGCCGAGCTGGGGGAGCACACGGCTGACATCGTCGTGAACGTCACCCCGATCGGCATGGCCGGGGGGCCGGAGCAGCACACCCTGGCGTTTCCGATGCCAGCCGTCGACGCGGCCGCCGTCGTGTTCGACGTCGTGGCGCTCCCGGCTGAGACTCCGCTCGTGGGCGCGGGCCGCGCCGCCGGGAAGACGGTCATCAGCGGCGCGGAGGTCGCCACGCTTCAGGCGCTCGAGCAGTTCGTCCTGTACACCGGTATCCGCCCCTCGGCGGAGCAGGTTCGAGCGGCCGAGGAGTTCATGCGCGCGGGTCAGTGA
- a CDS encoding VIT1/CCC1 transporter family protein — MSAPVSAEPTPADRRRWARYLVEERAEGMVYQRLAARRSGEEREILLSLAEAERRHEQHWLDLLGGQPKKLPRAGIRSRMLGWMAGRFGSIFVLALAQSAEARSPYDTEQYATPAMRADEKVHYEVVRGLAARGRRRLSGSFRAAVFGANDGLVSNLALVLGIGATGVSSSFVLFSGIAGLLAGALSMGAGEFVSVRSQRELLASTEANDDAHDSAADLDIDENELALVYRARGIDEAEALRRAHRIVEAAQAGVRAASTGPIRTPGQDHEIVGSDWTAAVSSFLLFASGAIIPVLPWIFGLHGATAVVVALVLVGVALLSTGAMVGILSGGPPLRRALRQLAIGFGAAAITYLLGLVFGVGAV, encoded by the coding sequence ATGAGCGCGCCCGTTTCCGCCGAGCCGACGCCCGCCGACCGACGCCGCTGGGCCCGCTACCTGGTCGAGGAGCGCGCCGAGGGAATGGTCTATCAGCGTCTCGCCGCCCGGAGGTCTGGCGAAGAGCGCGAGATCCTGCTGAGCCTCGCCGAGGCCGAGCGGCGTCACGAGCAGCACTGGCTCGACCTGCTCGGCGGCCAGCCGAAGAAGCTTCCACGTGCCGGCATCCGCTCGCGCATGCTCGGCTGGATGGCCGGGCGATTCGGATCGATCTTCGTGCTCGCGCTCGCGCAGAGCGCCGAGGCGCGTTCGCCCTACGACACCGAGCAGTACGCGACGCCGGCGATGCGCGCGGACGAGAAGGTCCATTACGAGGTCGTCCGGGGTCTGGCCGCTCGAGGGCGCCGCCGGCTGTCCGGCTCCTTCCGTGCGGCCGTGTTCGGCGCGAATGACGGTCTCGTGAGCAATCTGGCGCTGGTACTCGGTATCGGCGCGACGGGGGTGAGCTCGAGTTTCGTGCTCTTCAGCGGCATCGCCGGTCTGCTGGCCGGCGCGCTCTCGATGGGGGCCGGCGAGTTCGTGTCCGTCCGATCGCAGCGCGAACTGCTGGCCTCGACGGAGGCGAACGACGACGCCCACGACTCCGCGGCGGACCTCGACATCGACGAGAACGAACTCGCTCTCGTCTACCGAGCCCGCGGAATCGACGAGGCCGAAGCGCTACGAAGGGCGCACCGCATCGTCGAGGCCGCTCAGGCCGGCGTGCGGGCGGCCTCGACCGGTCCGATCCGGACTCCTGGCCAAGATCACGAGATCGTCGGCAGCGACTGGACCGCTGCGGTCTCCAGCTTCCTGCTGTTCGCGTCGGGCGCGATCATCCCCGTGCTTCCGTGGATCTTCGGTCTGCATGGGGCGACCGCGGTGGTCGTGGCGCTCGTCCTCGTCGGCGTCGCGCTGCTGTCGACCGGCGCCATGGTCGGCATCCTCTCCGGTGGTCCGCCGCTGCGCCGGGCGCTGCGGCAGCTCGCGATCGGCTTCGGGGCCGCCGCGATCACGTACCTGCTCGGGCTGGTGTTCGGAGTCGGAGCGGTCTGA